Proteins from a genomic interval of Brevinematales bacterium:
- the recA gene encoding recombinase RecA → MADDNLEAKKKALIEAISRIKKSYGEGSIMMLGEDQPVEKVKSISTGSILIDYITGIGGIPKGRITEVYGHESSGKTTLCLHMIAEVQKEGGIAAFIDVEHALDPVYAKAIGVALENLVVSQPESGEEALNIVDTLIRSNSVDIIVIDSVAALLPKAETTAEVGDSTIGIQARLMSQALRKITSVASKSNTAIVFTNQLRMKISTGFSYGGPQETTTGGTALKYYASMRIETKKGENIKRSGTDEVIGNICKVKISKNKVAPPFKLADVYLIYGKGFSKAYEILNIGPEIGIIKKSGNWYYYNDDKLGNGLEQAVLTLEQKPELLKSLEIQIRQKLGISIPSYLK, encoded by the coding sequence ATGGCTGATGATAATCTTGAGGCCAAAAAGAAGGCTTTGATAGAAGCAATTTCTAGGATAAAAAAGAGTTATGGTGAAGGATCTATAATGATGTTAGGTGAAGATCAACCTGTTGAGAAAGTGAAATCTATATCTACAGGTTCTATTCTTATAGACTATATAACTGGTATAGGTGGTATCCCAAAAGGTAGGATTACGGAAGTTTATGGGCATGAGTCTTCTGGCAAGACAACTCTGTGTTTACATATGATAGCAGAAGTTCAGAAAGAGGGTGGTATTGCTGCATTTATTGATGTGGAGCATGCTTTAGATCCTGTGTATGCTAAGGCTATTGGTGTTGCTCTTGAAAATTTAGTTGTATCACAACCTGAATCTGGAGAAGAAGCTTTGAACATAGTAGATACACTCATAAGGAGTAATTCAGTTGACATTATAGTGATAGATTCTGTAGCAGCATTGCTTCCTAAAGCAGAAACAACTGCTGAGGTTGGAGATTCAACAATTGGTATTCAAGCTAGACTTATGAGCCAGGCATTAAGAAAAATTACCTCGGTTGCTTCAAAATCAAATACTGCTATTGTTTTTACAAACCAACTAAGGATGAAAATTTCGACAGGTTTTAGTTATGGGGGGCCTCAGGAAACTACTACTGGTGGAACAGCTCTAAAGTACTATGCTTCTATGAGAATTGAAACTAAAAAAGGTGAAAATATTAAAAGAAGTGGAACTGATGAAGTAATAGGGAATATATGTAAAGTTAAAATATCAAAAAATAAGGTTGCTCCTCCATTTAAGTTAGCAGATGTTTATCTTATTTATGGTAAAGGTTTTTCAAAAGCATATGAAATCCTGAATATAGGACCTGAAATTGGAATAATAAAGAAGAGTGGTAATTGGTACTACTATAATGATGATAAACTTGGTAATGGTTTAGAACAAGCTGTACTGACACTAGAGCAAAAACCTGAACTTTTAAAAAGCCTTGAGATACAAATTAGGCAAAAATTGGGAATATCTATACCTTCGTACCTAAAATGA
- a CDS encoding rhodanese-like domain-containing protein: MKKLADVVIDLRSSSEFNRDLPLYKSSGMEAVNIDFFKAPKEIDNLNKEKSYVVVCESGLLSGVIAQLMVSKGFRNVFNIQNGIEELRKILNER, translated from the coding sequence ATGAAAAAGTTAGCAGATGTTGTAATAGATTTGCGTTCTTCTAGCGAATTTAATAGGGATTTACCTCTCTATAAATCGAGTGGTATGGAAGCAGTGAATATCGATTTCTTTAAAGCTCCTAAAGAGATAGATAACCTAAATAAAGAAAAATCTTATGTTGTTGTATGTGAGAGTGGGTTGTTAAGTGGTGTGATAGCTCAACTTATGGTTTCGAAGGGTTTCAGAAATGTTTTTAACATTCAAAATGGTATAGAGGAATTGAGAAAGATACTTAATGAAAGATAA
- a CDS encoding acylphosphatase gives MLKLHAFVFGRVQGVGFRYFVQRNASKLGLKGWVRNVEDGSVEVLAYGDEKSISELLKLLYQGPSMAYVRDVKYSTENVNNIPYSNFYIED, from the coding sequence ATGTTAAAACTTCATGCTTTCGTTTTCGGTAGAGTACAAGGTGTCGGATTTAGGTACTTCGTTCAAAGAAATGCATCAAAGTTAGGTTTAAAGGGATGGGTTAGAAATGTAGAAGACGGTAGTGTTGAAGTTTTAGCTTACGGAGATGAAAAAAGTATATCAGAGTTACTTAAGCTACTATATCAAGGTCCCTCTATGGCTTATGTAAGAGATGTAAAATACTCAACAGAAAACGTAAACAACATACCATACTCAAACTTTTATATTGAAGATTAA
- the fliH gene encoding flagellar assembly protein FliH encodes MEKDKSIINLSAKKRLREDEYVLDDDTFRLETPKFFRKKIEEKISEEEKKLSELQQQLQDLNQEIEKKKEELQKLEENIIEEANEKAHKIIEDAEKVAFNKVKSSLEEKNINIKEAEKEKEKIISEAHREADNIIRQAQIEAERIKKEAYEKGYQQGLDDGFNAGKNEIVILSQRLKEITSYIVNKRTEIVNKSEREVVELALEVVRKVLKEIRENEKDVVIRQIKYILSKLAGSTKFIVRINPEDMKVVSKHKDEFLKLIEEGSDVKIFEDNFVEPGGCIVETDTTTIDAQITSQLIEIEEKIKTLLP; translated from the coding sequence ATGGAAAAAGACAAAAGTATAATAAACCTTTCGGCTAAAAAGAGGCTTAGAGAAGATGAGTACGTTTTGGATGATGATACATTTAGGCTTGAAACTCCTAAATTTTTTAGGAAAAAGATAGAAGAAAAGATATCAGAGGAAGAAAAGAAACTATCGGAACTACAACAACAACTACAAGACCTAAATCAAGAAATAGAAAAGAAAAAAGAAGAATTACAAAAATTAGAAGAAAACATAATTGAAGAAGCAAACGAAAAAGCTCATAAGATAATAGAAGATGCGGAAAAAGTAGCATTCAACAAAGTAAAATCATCACTCGAAGAGAAAAATATCAACATAAAAGAAGCAGAAAAAGAGAAAGAGAAGATAATAAGTGAAGCTCATAGAGAAGCAGATAACATAATAAGGCAAGCACAAATAGAAGCCGAAAGAATAAAAAAAGAAGCATACGAGAAAGGATATCAACAAGGTTTAGACGATGGTTTCAATGCAGGCAAAAACGAGATAGTTATACTATCACAAAGGCTAAAAGAGATAACCTCTTATATAGTAAATAAGAGAACAGAAATAGTAAATAAATCTGAAAGAGAAGTAGTTGAACTTGCATTAGAGGTAGTAAGAAAGGTCCTGAAAGAAATAAGAGAAAATGAAAAGGATGTTGTAATAAGACAGATAAAATATATTCTTTCGAAACTCGCTGGCAGCACCAAATTCATAGTAAGAATCAACCCCGAAGACATGAAAGTTGTCTCAAAACACAAAGATGAATTCTTAAAACTCATTGAAGAAGGGAGTGATGTCAAGATATTTGAGGATAACTTTGTTGAGCCAGGTGGTTGTATAGTAGAAACAGATACTACAACTATCGATGCACAAATTACATCTCAACTTATAGAAATAGAAGAAAAAATTAAAACACTCCTACCCTAG
- a CDS encoding SPFH/Band 7/PHB domain protein, which produces MEVFLIIILAAVVIIVVTGLKTVPQGYNYVVERFGRFHKVLQPGLNLIIPVFDQVAYKINVREQVLDLPKQTIITKDNATVEVDAVVFYKVIDPKKAAYGVTNLNRAIEQLTMTNLRSIMGKLTLDESLSSRSQINEELGRELDSATDEWGTKITRVEIKDISPPTDIQNAMTLQMKAEREKRATILQAEALKESAQREAEARERLAQADANAIRFVTQAIAEGGMASMMYFIAKEYVNALKEMTKSGNTTILFIPTDIQETVKKLLGSK; this is translated from the coding sequence ATGGAAGTATTTCTCATAATAATCTTAGCAGCAGTTGTAATAATAGTAGTTACAGGTCTCAAAACTGTCCCCCAAGGATATAATTACGTTGTTGAAAGATTCGGTAGATTCCACAAAGTACTACAACCTGGATTAAACCTAATAATACCTGTTTTTGACCAAGTTGCATATAAGATAAATGTCAGAGAACAAGTCTTAGATCTTCCAAAGCAAACAATAATAACCAAAGACAACGCAACTGTTGAGGTTGATGCTGTAGTTTTCTATAAGGTCATAGATCCTAAGAAAGCTGCATACGGTGTTACCAACCTAAACAGAGCAATAGAACAACTAACTATGACAAATTTAAGATCAATAATGGGTAAATTGACACTTGATGAAAGTCTTTCATCAAGATCTCAAATTAACGAAGAACTCGGTAGAGAGTTAGATTCTGCAACAGATGAATGGGGTACCAAAATAACAAGAGTAGAAATAAAAGATATATCACCTCCAACAGACATACAAAACGCAATGACCTTACAAATGAAAGCAGAGAGAGAAAAAAGAGCAACCATACTTCAGGCAGAAGCACTCAAGGAATCGGCTCAGAGAGAAGCAGAAGCAAGAGAAAGATTAGCTCAAGCAGACGCAAATGCTATAAGATTCGTAACTCAAGCGATTGCTGAAGGTGGAATGGCCTCAATGATGTACTTTATAGCAAAAGAGTACGTCAATGCACTAAAGGAGATGACAAAATCAGGAAACACAACAATCTTATTTATACCAACTGATATACAAGAAACTGTTAAAAAATTACTAGGATCTAAATAG
- the nhaA gene encoding Na+/H+ antiporter NhaA, which produces MKENKNESVFFSISNFFRSEVSAGIVVLISAILGIIIANSPLKDIYFSVLETKIGISFGEFKYSKTLLHWINEGLMVLFFLMVGLEIKREMIVGELASVKKSILPSIAALGGVLMPITIYSIFNFGQESFRGWAIPMATDIAFTIAVMMLMGKMVSHASKVNITALAIVDDIMALLVIALFYSTGVRIEYVILSLIIVIFIILFNKINIRFTVLYFIFGFILWVLFLQSGIHATISGVLLAFAIPSNVLKKDLPNEIQKISDALEKISKNITKGRLLGETKPDFQETKTKLKLIEPPLQRFETAITPWVSFLILPLFAFANSGVYIGNFTWNDLTHPVLLGVALGLMLGKSTGIFTLSYISVKIGIAEVSEKLSWKEFYGVSWFAGIGFTMALFIAHLSFDPIPHYLDLAKVGIYIGSLCSVITGILILLITKQRIRKNNI; this is translated from the coding sequence ATGAAAGAAAACAAAAATGAAAGCGTTTTTTTTAGTATATCAAACTTTTTTAGAAGTGAAGTATCAGCAGGAATAGTCGTATTAATATCAGCTATTTTAGGAATCATCATAGCAAACTCTCCCCTAAAAGATATATATTTCTCCGTTCTTGAAACTAAAATAGGTATCTCATTTGGAGAGTTTAAATATTCAAAAACACTACTACATTGGATTAACGAAGGATTGATGGTATTATTCTTTCTAATGGTTGGACTTGAGATAAAAAGAGAAATGATTGTAGGAGAACTAGCATCTGTAAAGAAATCCATACTACCTTCAATAGCGGCTTTAGGCGGTGTTTTAATGCCTATAACTATATATTCAATATTCAATTTCGGACAAGAAAGTTTCAGAGGATGGGCAATACCTATGGCTACTGACATTGCTTTCACAATAGCAGTCATGATGCTTATGGGGAAAATGGTATCTCATGCTTCAAAAGTTAATATCACTGCACTGGCGATAGTCGATGATATAATGGCACTACTAGTAATAGCGTTGTTCTACTCAACAGGAGTTAGAATCGAGTATGTTATATTATCTTTAATAATTGTAATTTTTATAATCTTATTCAATAAGATTAACATAAGATTCACTGTTTTGTACTTTATATTTGGATTTATTCTATGGGTACTATTTCTACAATCAGGAATACATGCAACAATATCAGGTGTATTGCTAGCTTTTGCTATACCATCGAATGTATTGAAGAAGGACTTACCTAACGAAATACAAAAAATATCAGATGCTCTAGAAAAAATATCAAAAAATATTACAAAAGGTAGACTACTCGGCGAAACTAAACCTGATTTTCAAGAAACTAAAACCAAACTAAAGTTAATAGAACCACCCTTACAAAGATTTGAAACTGCCATCACCCCATGGGTTTCTTTTCTAATACTACCTCTTTTTGCATTCGCAAATTCAGGAGTATATATAGGGAACTTCACTTGGAATGATCTGACCCATCCTGTATTACTTGGAGTAGCACTAGGACTTATGCTCGGTAAATCAACAGGTATATTTACTCTTTCCTACATCTCCGTTAAGATAGGCATTGCAGAAGTCTCAGAAAAACTATCTTGGAAGGAATTCTACGGAGTATCTTGGTTTGCAGGTATAGGTTTCACAATGGCACTTTTTATAGCACACTTATCATTTGACCCAATACCACATTATTTAGATCTAGCAAAAGTTGGTATATACATAGGCAGTCTATGTTCAGTAATAACAGGTATTCTCATATTACTAATAACAAAGCAAAGAATTAGAAAAAATAACATTTAA
- a CDS encoding iron ABC transporter permease, which translates to MKDKSTTRGLLYIVLITLVLLFLFISIETGTTETSFIDIIVSGCRDWAEFQIINIRFLQSFAILISGICLAVSGLVLQRITRNNLVDPGITGVLSGSALGITLLSLIDLPNNMEFSVVRLVFSFAFGFLVGGLFTLVSLWTKDSMRSLIFGVILNSFVSGSIILIQAFLNPYELQQTFTFLMGGVLIPDGLFLVLEGGILVASILFLILVAKKLDTISLGDIDAHVLGIDIKVWRSLFVTVTVILSSTAVSLTGVVGFVGFVIPNIITLISYRVHSISTRDSIILSGISGGVFLLVSYIISRKLLPMFELPLGVITGLIGAPIFAIILFRITRED; encoded by the coding sequence ATGAAAGATAAAAGTACTACTAGAGGTTTATTATACATTGTATTAATAACTTTGGTTTTACTGTTTTTGTTTATTTCTATCGAAACCGGTACTACTGAAACGAGTTTTATAGATATTATAGTTTCAGGTTGTAGAGATTGGGCAGAATTTCAGATAATAAACATAAGATTTTTACAATCTTTTGCTATTTTGATTTCTGGAATTTGTTTAGCTGTTTCTGGGTTAGTTTTACAGAGAATAACCAGAAATAATCTTGTTGATCCAGGGATAACAGGTGTACTTTCAGGTAGTGCTCTCGGTATAACACTTTTGTCTTTGATAGATTTACCTAATAATATGGAATTTTCCGTAGTTAGGTTAGTTTTTTCTTTTGCCTTTGGATTTTTGGTAGGTGGTCTTTTCACATTAGTTTCCTTATGGACTAAAGACTCTATGAGATCTTTGATTTTTGGTGTGATATTAAATTCTTTTGTTTCTGGTAGTATAATACTTATTCAGGCTTTTCTTAATCCTTATGAGCTGCAACAGACATTTACATTCCTTATGGGAGGGGTTTTGATACCTGATGGGTTATTTTTGGTGCTTGAAGGAGGTATATTAGTTGCGTCTATTTTGTTTCTTATCCTTGTAGCAAAGAAATTAGATACTATTTCATTGGGTGATATAGATGCTCATGTTTTGGGAATTGATATTAAGGTATGGCGTAGTTTATTTGTAACTGTAACTGTTATACTTTCTTCAACTGCAGTTTCTTTAACAGGTGTTGTAGGTTTTGTGGGTTTTGTTATACCTAATATTATAACTCTTATTTCTTACAGAGTACACAGCATTTCAACTAGAGATAGTATTATACTTTCTGGTATTTCTGGAGGAGTATTCTTGTTAGTTTCTTACATAATTTCTAGGAAGTTATTACCTATGTTTGAATTGCCACTTGGGGTTATAACAGGCCTTATAGGTGCTCCTATATTTGCTATTATCTTATTTAGAATTACTAGGGAAGACTAG
- a CDS encoding ATP-binding cassette domain-containing protein, whose translation MTQFLFKNVYFSYHNKPKEEDWVLKDINLEIKEGEFVIILGHNGCGKTTLLKHFNGLLKPQRGEVYFYNKRIQDYKDIEIFSKVGFLFQDPNDQLFGITVEQDVSFGPLNMGLSESEIEERINKSLELVGMLEFRKMKISELSFGQKQRVAIAGVIANEPSVIVFDEPTSALDPATQIEIMNLLKNLNQKGLTIIMTTHDIEYIAEYSNRIIVMLKGKITYDDTPDKIFKEKSIISQSNLRLPLISILAKKICEKYNIECDRLPLTIEEALDFLDKLLLSKQNKPTL comes from the coding sequence ATGACACAATTCCTTTTTAAGAACGTTTACTTTAGTTATCACAATAAGCCTAAAGAAGAAGATTGGGTACTAAAAGACATAAATCTAGAAATAAAAGAAGGAGAATTTGTAATAATACTTGGCCATAATGGATGCGGAAAAACAACTCTATTAAAACATTTCAATGGACTTCTAAAACCACAAAGAGGAGAAGTATACTTTTATAATAAAAGGATACAAGACTACAAAGACATTGAAATATTCTCAAAAGTTGGATTTCTATTTCAAGATCCTAACGACCAACTGTTTGGAATAACAGTAGAACAAGATGTGTCTTTTGGACCTCTGAATATGGGACTTTCTGAAAGTGAAATAGAAGAAAGAATAAACAAAAGCCTTGAATTAGTAGGAATGTTAGAATTTAGAAAAATGAAAATCAGCGAGCTAAGTTTTGGACAAAAGCAAAGAGTAGCTATAGCAGGAGTAATAGCAAACGAGCCTTCAGTAATAGTTTTTGATGAACCAACATCTGCCCTCGATCCAGCAACACAAATAGAAATTATGAACCTTTTGAAAAACCTCAATCAAAAAGGGCTAACAATAATCATGACAACACACGACATAGAATACATAGCAGAGTATTCAAACAGAATAATAGTAATGCTGAAAGGGAAAATCACTTACGATGATACTCCAGATAAAATATTCAAGGAAAAAAGTATAATATCCCAATCAAATTTACGATTACCACTAATATCCATACTAGCAAAAAAAATATGTGAAAAATACAACATAGAATGCGATAGATTACCACTAACAATAGAAGAAGCACTAGACTTCCTTGACAAATTACTTCTTTCAAAACAAAACAAACCTACACTATAA
- the cbiQ gene encoding cobalt ECF transporter T component CbiQ gives MFKKGTTPLNQKGNFLSNIDTRLKLITVFILLFANVGFSDISFSLLMLINAISITIITELKLLRILKDLKVPVLFSVFILIMQAMWFKQGREIEILGIKLYEYGILRGIKTLFTVVSGVWLLLLVSYTSKPDEFLSAFKKLGIPPVIIDVIIMMYRYMFVLKEETMRIFYAQKVRLGYSNFKNSIKSISELWGIVLINSLLRSSRVYEAMMARGYNGKLFYEKKDEIKVKELVSVSGYIIVTIGIGVALKLLLH, from the coding sequence ATGTTTAAAAAAGGCACAACACCATTGAATCAAAAAGGCAATTTTCTATCAAATATAGATACTAGACTGAAACTAATAACAGTCTTCATACTACTATTTGCAAATGTCGGATTTTCAGATATCTCCTTCAGCCTGTTAATGCTCATAAACGCAATTTCAATAACCATAATCACAGAATTAAAACTATTAAGAATACTAAAAGACCTAAAGGTACCAGTACTATTTAGTGTTTTCATCCTAATTATGCAGGCAATGTGGTTTAAACAAGGTAGAGAAATTGAAATACTTGGAATAAAACTTTATGAGTATGGAATTTTAAGGGGTATAAAAACACTTTTTACCGTTGTGTCTGGTGTATGGTTACTTCTTTTAGTATCATATACATCAAAACCGGACGAATTTCTAAGCGCTTTTAAAAAACTTGGTATTCCACCAGTTATAATAGATGTTATCATAATGATGTATAGATATATGTTTGTACTCAAGGAAGAAACCATGAGAATATTCTATGCTCAGAAAGTTAGATTAGGTTACAGCAATTTCAAAAATTCAATTAAATCAATAAGTGAACTTTGGGGAATAGTTCTTATAAATTCACTACTAAGGTCCAGTAGAGTATATGAAGCAATGATGGCAAGAGGATATAATGGAAAACTATTCTACGAAAAAAAAGATGAAATAAAAGTAAAAGAATTAGTCAGCGTCTCTGGATACATAATAGTCACAATTGGAATAGGTGTAGCATTGAAGCTACTATTACATTAG
- the tilS gene encoding tRNA lysidine(34) synthetase TilS, translating to MRDERLNEYSDDNFKVFISHALETKFLQTIKEFKLISKGDKIVVGLSGGVDSVVLLMLLRKYKEKFGIDILAVHVNHLVRESSVRDENFCVELCNKINVPILVFRYDVKSFASTHKLSVEEAGRVIRYKFFERVLEEKHFDKIATAHHVDDNIETLLFRLFKNPSVQGLSSIRPKVGCIIRPLIAITKSEILEYASQNGIEFVIDETNLLEDYDRNYIRNSIIPKIQDRFPYFRKKIYNVIRDFWQVNDLFEKFSLKLAKKYVISKSDGFEISVDLFKRYPSVLSGYVLKNLFSSLGVKVNRKIINTIISQRKTEGNKVLLNIKDVIVLREYGTVNILRKAKGFSEVISLQLNGFSIKSMFDVDVEIFEVEVDEEFISRIKVESNTGVMYINVTSTPKDILIRHRRNGDYIQMSIGKKKIKDILIDEKIPLSKREKVVVVEVGGKVAGFYYGKVRVSKDFNLVIGKNLVCKLSFRSL from the coding sequence ATGAGAGATGAAAGGTTGAATGAGTATAGTGATGATAATTTCAAAGTATTTATTTCGCATGCTTTAGAAACAAAATTTTTACAAACGATAAAAGAGTTTAAACTTATTTCAAAAGGTGATAAAATAGTAGTTGGTTTGTCTGGAGGAGTTGATTCTGTTGTACTACTAATGTTGCTTAGGAAATACAAAGAGAAATTTGGTATTGATATATTGGCGGTTCATGTAAATCATCTTGTAAGGGAAAGTTCAGTTAGAGATGAAAACTTTTGTGTTGAACTTTGTAATAAGATTAATGTTCCTATATTAGTTTTTAGATATGATGTTAAAAGTTTTGCTAGTACACATAAACTGTCAGTTGAAGAGGCAGGAAGAGTGATAAGATATAAATTCTTTGAAAGAGTTTTAGAAGAAAAGCATTTTGATAAGATAGCAACTGCGCACCATGTGGATGATAATATTGAAACTCTCCTTTTCAGACTTTTCAAAAATCCTTCTGTTCAAGGTCTTTCATCAATAAGACCAAAAGTAGGGTGTATAATAAGACCCCTTATTGCTATAACTAAATCTGAAATACTTGAATATGCTAGTCAGAATGGAATTGAATTTGTCATCGATGAAACAAATCTACTGGAAGATTACGATAGAAATTACATAAGAAATTCTATTATCCCCAAGATACAAGATAGGTTTCCATATTTTAGGAAGAAAATTTATAACGTTATAAGAGACTTTTGGCAAGTTAATGATCTTTTTGAAAAATTTTCTTTAAAGCTTGCTAAAAAGTATGTTATTTCAAAAAGTGATGGGTTTGAGATAAGTGTAGATTTATTCAAAAGGTATCCTTCTGTATTGTCAGGATATGTGCTGAAAAATCTCTTTAGTAGTTTGGGTGTGAAGGTGAATAGAAAGATTATAAATACTATAATATCCCAGAGAAAAACTGAAGGTAATAAGGTTTTGTTAAACATTAAGGATGTTATTGTCTTAAGAGAGTATGGTACCGTTAATATTTTAAGGAAAGCAAAGGGTTTTTCGGAAGTTATAAGCTTGCAATTAAATGGTTTTAGTATTAAGTCAATGTTTGATGTTGATGTTGAAATTTTCGAAGTTGAGGTAGATGAGGAATTTATATCAAGAATCAAGGTTGAAAGTAATACGGGTGTTATGTATATAAATGTGACTAGTACTCCTAAAGATATTCTGATAAGACATAGAAGAAATGGTGATTATATACAAATGAGTATTGGTAAAAAGAAAATAAAGGATATACTTATTGATGAAAAGATCCCTTTAAGTAAAAGGGAAAAAGTAGTGGTTGTTGAAGTAGGTGGAAAGGTTGCTGGATTCTATTATGGTAAAGTTAGGGTTTCAAAAGATTTCAATCTAGTAATTGGTAAAAATTTGGTTTGTAAATTGTCTTTTAGGTCTTTATGA